From Arcticibacter tournemirensis, one genomic window encodes:
- a CDS encoding metallophosphoesterase family protein, whose translation MNIAVISDIHGNLPALQAVLRDITSRQIDRIYCLGDLVNFAPWPNEVIELIRAENIPTLCGNHDLSIGLNKTEFDFSFKTNEEHKAGLKAIAFTNSALSDENREFLRSLPKFIRLEHHQTNILLTHGSPRSVSEYVFEDFPEDTLLDLMDDYVADVLIMGHTHRPYIKYFGQSKLAINAGSVGKSKDGNNRAAYLMLTLNDKGPLPVADIIRVSYTLEEVQQAILQSSIPNIYANLLIKA comes from the coding sequence ATGAACATAGCAGTGATCAGCGATATACATGGCAACCTGCCCGCATTGCAGGCTGTGCTTCGGGATATTACCAGCCGGCAGATTGATCGTATCTATTGTCTCGGCGATCTGGTCAATTTCGCACCTTGGCCAAATGAGGTGATCGAACTGATCAGGGCAGAAAACATACCTACGCTTTGTGGTAATCATGACCTGTCCATCGGTTTGAACAAAACTGAATTTGATTTCTCTTTTAAAACAAATGAGGAACATAAAGCCGGGTTAAAAGCCATTGCGTTTACCAATTCAGCGCTATCGGATGAAAACAGGGAATTTCTGCGTTCCCTCCCGAAGTTTATCCGTTTAGAGCATCATCAAACGAATATTTTGTTAACCCACGGGAGTCCGAGAAGTGTCAGTGAATACGTTTTTGAAGATTTTCCAGAGGATACATTACTTGATCTGATGGATGATTATGTCGCAGATGTACTTATCATGGGCCATACACATCGTCCTTATATCAAATATTTTGGCCAGTCTAAACTTGCTATAAATGCCGGATCTGTCGGTAAATCTAAAGACGGGAATAATCGGGCCGCTTATCTGATGTTAACGCTAAACGATAAAGGGCCACTGCCTGTTGCGGACATTATCCGGGTCAGCTATACGCTGGAAGAGGTTCAGCAAGCGATCCTGCAAAGCTCCATACCGAATATTTATGCTAACCTTTTAATTAAAGCCTGA
- a CDS encoding relaxase/mobilization nuclease domain-containing protein, which produces MIGKVPKPGKSFGGCIEYNVLKKDAVTLYADGVRIDKIAHTINDFNMQRKMNPGLGQAVGHIALSWSPNDKDKLNDEKMVEIAKEYLQKMKIQDTQVLMVRHKDKEHPHLHIVYNRVNNQGKTISDKFQHYNNLKVSKQLTLKYGMYMGKGKEQVNRPQLKGIDKLKYELHDTLKAAIKKVGSIIELKNELAKQGIDTYFKFKGGTTEIQGISFGKGKYKFKGSEIDRSLSYGKITQAIQQNVQQRQSEQVQHKQFVSDLKAATQSQIPAFPPQQKMGGKSLLDILFAPDYVEPVPYIPDTDERKKKRKKPSQSYNVSR; this is translated from the coding sequence ATGATAGGTAAGGTTCCTAAACCCGGTAAAAGCTTTGGCGGCTGTATAGAATATAACGTGCTTAAAAAAGATGCCGTTACACTTTATGCGGATGGTGTTCGCATCGACAAGATTGCGCACACTATAAACGATTTTAACATGCAGCGTAAAATGAACCCCGGCTTAGGTCAGGCGGTTGGTCACATTGCTTTGAGTTGGAGTCCAAACGACAAGGATAAGTTGAACGATGAGAAAATGGTGGAGATCGCTAAAGAGTATTTGCAGAAAATGAAAATACAGGACACCCAGGTATTAATGGTAAGGCATAAGGACAAAGAGCATCCCCACCTGCACATCGTTTACAACCGGGTAAACAATCAGGGTAAAACCATATCCGACAAGTTCCAGCATTACAACAACCTAAAGGTAAGCAAACAGCTCACTTTAAAATACGGTATGTACATGGGTAAAGGTAAAGAACAGGTTAACCGCCCACAATTGAAAGGCATTGATAAGTTAAAGTACGAATTGCACGATACATTAAAAGCCGCCATCAAAAAAGTGGGCAGTATTATAGAACTGAAAAACGAACTGGCTAAACAAGGTATTGACACTTACTTTAAATTTAAGGGTGGTACAACCGAGATACAAGGTATTAGCTTCGGTAAGGGTAAATACAAATTCAAAGGTTCGGAGATTGACCGCAGTTTAAGTTACGGCAAAATAACCCAGGCGATACAGCAAAATGTACAACAACGCCAGTCCGAACAGGTACAGCATAAACAGTTTGTTAGCGACCTGAAAGCTGCCACGCAATCGCAAATCCCAGCGTTCCCTCCGCAGCAAAAAATGGGTGGCAAATCGCTACTCGACATATTGTTTGCACCGGACTATGTTGAGCCGGTGCCATACATACCCGACACCGACGAGCGCAAGAAAAAGCGCAAAAAGCCAAGTCAAAGCTATAATGTAAGCAGGTAA
- a CDS encoding helix-turn-helix domain-containing protein, whose amino-acid sequence MNVELITWEDLKRFKNEMLTEIKSLLKPGQGQSKQWLKSYEVRKLLNISPGTLQNLRVNGTLRYTKIGGLLYYKKEDIEKLLEGEDK is encoded by the coding sequence ATGAACGTTGAATTAATCACATGGGAAGATTTGAAGCGGTTTAAAAATGAAATGTTGACCGAAATTAAAAGCTTGTTAAAGCCCGGTCAGGGTCAAAGTAAACAATGGTTGAAAAGCTACGAAGTCAGGAAGCTGTTAAATATTTCGCCTGGCACTTTACAGAATTTAAGGGTTAATGGAACGCTACGTTATACCAAAATCGGCGGGCTGCTATATTACAAAAAAGAAGACATTGAAAAGCTTTTAGAAGGCGAGGACAAATAA
- a CDS encoding plasmid mobilization protein: METGLKDTVGIVPSKPKHKGGRPKIAIKREAFIRVRLTATEHFVIAGRAKEAGMKISDWFRSAAKAARVVARLNPEDMQIMRMLTGMANNLNQLTKLAHKDGLLSVARKCDGLLTEIDQALKYFNSDDR, from the coding sequence ATGGAAACAGGATTGAAAGATACGGTTGGGATAGTACCAAGTAAACCGAAACATAAAGGCGGCAGGCCGAAAATAGCTATCAAACGGGAGGCTTTTATCAGGGTTAGGTTAACCGCCACGGAGCATTTTGTTATAGCCGGTAGAGCCAAAGAAGCAGGTATGAAAATCAGCGATTGGTTCAGGTCGGCAGCTAAAGCCGCGAGAGTTGTAGCTCGGTTAAATCCCGAAGATATGCAGATCATGCGGATGCTTACAGGGATGGCTAACAACCTCAACCAGCTAACAAAGTTAGCGCATAAAGATGGCTTGTTATCGGTAGCCCGTAAGTGTGATGGATTGCTAACCGAGATAGATCAGGCACTAAAATATTTCAATAGCGATGATAGGTAA
- the eno gene encoding phosphopyruvate hydratase, with protein sequence MKIQKIKAREILDSRGNPTVEAEITLADGSIARGISPSGASTGEKEAVELRDNDPKRYKGKGVEIAVGGLNKEVNDTISGNEFESQEAFDKKLIELDGTPNKSRLGANALLAASIAFARVSATSNQIPLYRQLIARDEYLLPVPCMNVINGGHHADNNVDFQEFMIAPHNAPTFKESIRMGEEVFHSLKSLLGKKGYATAVGDEGGFAPNLRSNEEAIEVIMEAIIQAGYEPGNDISICLDPAASELWKDGKYSLFKSTGQHYTSDELIELWSSWIDKYPIISLEDGLGENDWKGWRSLTEKLGNRIELVGDDIFCTNPAIVQEGISAGIANSVLIKLNQIGTVWETLQAVELAQKNNYNCFISHRSGETEDTTIADLVVATNAGHIKTGSGCRSERVAKFNQLLRIEEELCIKGRFAGKSTFKGFK encoded by the coding sequence ATGAAAATTCAAAAGATCAAAGCCAGGGAAATACTGGATTCAAGAGGAAATCCAACCGTAGAGGCAGAAATCACTTTAGCTGATGGCAGTATTGCGCGCGGTATATCTCCATCGGGTGCCAGCACCGGTGAAAAAGAAGCCGTTGAACTGCGCGACAATGACCCAAAGCGTTATAAGGGCAAAGGCGTGGAAATTGCGGTGGGCGGATTGAATAAAGAAGTTAACGATACCATCAGCGGAAATGAATTTGAAAGCCAGGAGGCTTTCGACAAAAAGCTGATCGAACTGGATGGCACACCTAATAAATCCAGACTGGGCGCAAATGCGTTATTGGCGGCCTCTATCGCCTTTGCAAGGGTTTCCGCGACATCAAACCAAATCCCTCTTTACCGGCAACTGATCGCGCGGGATGAATACTTATTGCCTGTACCCTGCATGAATGTGATCAATGGTGGTCATCATGCCGATAACAATGTAGACTTCCAGGAATTTATGATCGCGCCACATAATGCCCCTACCTTCAAGGAAAGCATTCGGATGGGAGAAGAAGTATTTCACAGTCTGAAGTCGCTGCTGGGTAAAAAAGGCTACGCTACGGCTGTCGGTGATGAAGGAGGATTTGCACCAAATCTGAGATCAAATGAGGAAGCTATAGAAGTAATAATGGAGGCCATTATCCAGGCAGGTTACGAGCCGGGAAACGACATTTCTATATGCCTTGACCCCGCTGCAAGTGAGCTATGGAAAGATGGCAAATACAGCCTGTTCAAAAGCACCGGTCAGCATTACACCTCTGATGAATTGATCGAACTTTGGTCATCATGGATCGATAAATATCCTATCATTTCGCTGGAAGATGGCCTCGGGGAAAACGACTGGAAAGGCTGGAGATCCCTGACCGAAAAACTGGGAAACCGCATCGAACTGGTTGGTGATGATATCTTTTGTACCAATCCTGCCATTGTACAGGAAGGCATTAGCGCAGGAATCGCGAACAGTGTATTAATTAAACTGAATCAGATCGGCACAGTCTGGGAAACATTGCAGGCTGTTGAACTGGCCCAAAAGAACAATTATAACTGCTTTATCTCCCACCGCAGCGGGGAAACTGAAGACACGACCATTGCTGATCTCGTGGTGGCTACCAACGCCGGTCACATTAAAACCGGCAGCGGTTGCCGTTCAGAGCGCGTTGCCAAATTTAATCAGCTATTGCGAATTGAAGAAGAACTTTGCATCAAAGGCAGATTTGCAGGGAAAAGCACTTTCAAAGGGTTTAAATAA
- a CDS encoding DUF6934 family protein, with protein sequence MNLERYQYLNSNDYHDYEFWSEGPKGRIRKMVTFSRIPNTDPAIYNLAFGDLNSITGELDDTVISNNEDRQIVLATVANTIAEFCDRHGNHYIYAKGSTASRTRLYQMGITSLWEEISMDFEVYGLKDDDWKEFAPNSFNYGGFLVKRK encoded by the coding sequence ATGAATTTAGAACGGTATCAATATCTAAACAGCAATGACTACCACGATTACGAATTTTGGAGCGAGGGACCAAAAGGACGTATTCGCAAAATGGTTACGTTTTCGCGTATTCCGAATACCGACCCGGCTATATACAATTTGGCATTCGGTGACCTTAATTCCATTACTGGTGAGTTGGACGATACAGTTATCAGCAATAATGAGGATAGGCAGATCGTATTAGCTACAGTCGCAAATACAATTGCAGAATTTTGCGACCGGCATGGTAACCATTACATTTATGCTAAGGGTAGCACGGCTTCCCGTACAAGGCTGTACCAAATGGGTATTACAAGTTTATGGGAAGAAATCAGCATGGATTTTGAAGTGTACGGGCTTAAAGATGATGACTGGAAAGAATTTGCGCCAAACAGTTTTAACTACGGTGGCTTTTTGGTAAAGCGTAAGTAA
- a CDS encoding phosphatase PAP2 family protein, giving the protein MKAINILFSRSFFSQGFGLFFLLMALIWLQLIILLICYGNSQSTILLNSFHISWLDHPLFWVAQGSCSYIVTSGVVIALARRAPAYSLTAILASLFSWYACITIQYNHFQHWKAPVTSVLANSAVQPELNFPSVQAAVVTCLAIYLSWCFTESFKYAFIFWLVALLLMYSRIYLGWAYVSDVLAGNVLGTIMAICCILWLPERLERWYERRSKWWQDMIIAIMRTAAICTVFVNLKYFIL; this is encoded by the coding sequence GTGAAAGCAATAAACATCCTTTTTTCGAGATCGTTTTTTAGCCAGGGATTTGGACTGTTCTTCTTGCTGATGGCTTTGATCTGGCTTCAGCTGATCATATTATTGATATGTTATGGCAATTCTCAAAGCACTATATTGCTTAACTCTTTCCATATCAGCTGGTTAGATCATCCTTTATTTTGGGTCGCACAAGGCAGCTGCAGTTATATCGTAACTTCGGGTGTCGTCATTGCGCTGGCAAGACGTGCACCTGCATATTCCCTTACCGCGATCTTGGCTTCACTCTTTTCCTGGTATGCCTGTATCACTATTCAATATAACCACTTTCAGCATTGGAAAGCTCCGGTTACGTCTGTATTAGCAAATTCGGCAGTTCAGCCGGAACTCAATTTTCCTTCTGTTCAAGCTGCGGTAGTCACCTGTCTCGCCATTTATTTATCCTGGTGTTTTACGGAAAGTTTCAAATACGCCTTTATTTTTTGGCTGGTTGCGCTGCTGCTGATGTATTCCCGTATTTACTTGGGGTGGGCTTATGTAAGTGATGTACTGGCTGGCAATGTGCTGGGCACTATCATGGCGATCTGCTGTATTCTTTGGCTGCCGGAACGCTTGGAACGTTGGTATGAGCGGCGCAGTAAGTGGTGGCAGGACATGATCATTGCCATCATGCGGACCGCGGCCATCTGTACAGTTTTTGTGAACCTCAAATATTTTATATTATGA
- a CDS encoding inorganic diphosphatase has translation MSNIHPWHDIELGKDAPGIVKVVIEIAKGSRCKYELHKPTGMLMLDRVLYSAVHYPANYGLVPQTYYLDNDPLDIVVICSEELIPLSILDARVIGVMHMEDQSEPDDKIIAVAANDISLDHIKDIGDLPPHTEHELRNFFEDYKKLENKRVDVLGFKGRETALKIISESIDRYQQEIKPKLNA, from the coding sequence ATGAGTAATATACATCCATGGCACGATATTGAACTGGGCAAAGATGCGCCTGGTATTGTCAAGGTAGTGATCGAAATTGCCAAGGGTAGCCGGTGTAAATATGAATTGCATAAGCCTACCGGAATGCTCATGCTCGACAGAGTACTTTATTCCGCTGTGCATTACCCGGCCAACTACGGACTCGTGCCGCAAACTTACTACCTCGACAATGATCCGCTTGATATCGTCGTGATTTGTTCCGAAGAATTAATACCGCTGTCCATATTGGATGCGCGGGTGATCGGTGTCATGCACATGGAGGATCAATCCGAGCCTGACGATAAGATCATTGCTGTGGCGGCCAATGATATATCGCTGGATCACATCAAAGATATCGGCGACCTGCCGCCTCATACTGAACACGAACTCCGTAATTTTTTTGAGGACTACAAAAAACTGGAAAATAAAAGGGTCGATGTGCTGGGCTTCAAAGGCCGGGAAACGGCCTTAAAGATTATCAGCGAGAGTATCGACCGCTATCAACAAGAAATCAAACCCAAATTAAACGCATGA
- a CDS encoding helix-turn-helix transcriptional regulator: MEIINQEALSRCVRDAVRAELQEHFNAGRNPPQDERLLSKQELSEELSVSLVTLTDWMKKGLPYLRLHKRVYFKKSEVLKIMQQKTKDQGGKDER; encoded by the coding sequence ATGGAGATAATAAACCAAGAAGCCCTAAGCCGGTGTGTCAGGGATGCAGTAAGGGCAGAATTACAAGAGCATTTTAACGCAGGTAGAAACCCGCCACAGGATGAACGGCTATTATCCAAACAAGAACTGTCCGAGGAGTTAAGCGTGTCATTAGTCACGCTTACCGACTGGATGAAAAAGGGGCTACCCTATTTGCGCCTGCATAAGCGGGTGTATTTTAAAAAGAGCGAGGTGCTCAAAATCATGCAACAAAAAACTAAAGATCAAGGAGGAAAAGATGAACGTTGA